Proteins encoded within one genomic window of Triticum aestivum cultivar Chinese Spring chromosome 2D, IWGSC CS RefSeq v2.1, whole genome shotgun sequence:
- the LOC123053084 gene encoding U11/U12 small nuclear ribonucleoprotein 48 kDa protein: protein METPPPPPALPSVLAHLRSLLSAASSALSSLPSPLLPCSTTTTATIATSSTLPAPAPTTPLPSLPSSPTSEIPLPLPAAPAPYHDCPAVVRTTSQPPASSSLPAFLAAECADFASSTAAPTLSSPPRILPSELCLLRREVDSWGCHHPPGAYSYAAARVVEALRLGALQWEVELRRWLLASSPKYGIVIDAASRDHVFVLVRLCMKAAAAEAGCSLERLPKGEGEEFRLDPRPVRFECPRLVDGVSWLASQLEVLYGKGNGWFFAITAVKEAILRLGSCLAVGVGDGVAGGASEKGCELRDTGTCPIFVSQVAAAIAALHDRLSLDKKIRALQAPRPSKYQLLLEYSQILKQGCDERSKRPNYRAVLDYDGILPRQMDNQESGRSKTREELLAEERDYKRRRMSYRGKKMKRNPTEILRDIIDEHMAEIKQAGLGEPPGDIAQNILETNSNGGAYQGSSCDKAILGSRLPSRENSPHTASRSHDTRDSYMNIRYENSGHRHQNVSEHEKGGIRESGNAMNRGYSDRHDYTHKRNTNDHRKYGNKYKKNIPDYHSESSDRSAWSTRTPKSSEREYGGMPGDKSNDRTRTTQNRHGSIPGNKDQFSDRYDPKSRYSDEDPREAYHDA, encoded by the exons ATGGagacgccgcctccaccacctgcCCTGCCGTCCGTTCTCGCCCACCTGCGGTCCCTCCTCTCCGCCGCCTCTTCCGCTCTATCCTCCCTCCCTTCCCCACtcctcccctgctccaccaccaccacggcgACGATCGCCACCTCCTCCACACTCCCCGCACCTGCGCCCACCACCCCGCTCCCATCTCTCCCCTCTTCACCGACTTCCgaaatccccctccccctcccggcTGCGCCCGCCCCCTACCACGACTGCCCAGCCGTCGTCCGCACCACCAGCCAACCGCCCGCCTCGTCCTCCCTCCCCGCCTTCCTCGCCGCCGAGTGTGCAGACTTCGCCTCCTCCACTGCCGCCCCaaccctctcctctcctccccgcaTCCTCCCGTCTGAGCTCTGCCTCCTGCGTCGGGAGGTGGACTCCTGGGGCTGCCACCACCCCCCCGGGGCGTACTCCTACGCCGCGGCCCGCGTGGTGGAGGCACTGCGGCTAGGTGCTCTACAGTGGGAAGTCGAGCTGCGGCGCTGGTTGCTCGCGAGCTCACCGAAATATGGTATCGTGATTGATGCGGCCAGTCGAGACCATGTGTTTGTGCTGGTCAGGCTGTgtatgaaggcggcggcggcggaggcagggtGCTCGCTGGAACGCCTGCCCAAGGGGGAGGGCGAGGAGTTTCGTCTTGATCCGAGGCCTGTGCGGTTCGAGTGCCCCAGGCTGGTTGATGGTGTCTCCTGGTTGGCGAGCCAGCTCGAGGTTTTGTATGGGAAGGGCAATGGCTGGTTCTTCGCGATTACGGCGGTGAAGGAGGCAATTCTTAGGTTGGGGTCTTGTTTGGCTGTCGGTGTTGGAGATGGTGTTGCTGGAGGCGCTAGTGAAAAAGGATGTGAGTTGAGAGATACTGGGACATGCCCTATTTTTGTCTCTCAGGTTGCTGCTGCCATTGCAGCCTTACATGACAGGTTGTCCCTGGATAAGAAGATTAGGGCTCTGCAAGCTCCACGCCCATCCAAATATCAGCT GTTACTTGAATATTCACAAATACTGAAGCAAGGCTGTGATGAGCGTTCAAAGCGACCAAACTACAGAGCTGTTCTGGATTATGATGGAATTCTACCACGTCAAATGGATAACCAG GAATCTGGTAGGTCCAAGACAAGGGAGGAGCTGCTAGCTGAAGAACGGGATTACAAGAGAAGAAGAATGTCTTACCGTGGGAAGAAAATGAAGCGAAATCCAACAGAG ATATTAAGAGACATAATTGATGAGCACATGGCGGAAATAAAACAAGCAGGTCTGGGGGAACCTCCTGGTGACATTGCACAAAATATACTTGAGACCAATTCTAATGGAGGCGCTTACCAAGGAAGCTCTTGTGATAAGGCTATTTTGGGTTCTCGATTACCTAGTCGTGAGAACTCACCGCATACTGCATCAAGGAGCCATGACACAAGGGATTCATATATGAACATAAGATATGAAAATAGTGGACACCGTCACCAAAATGTATCTGAGCATGAGAAAGGAGGGATCAGAGAATCAGGAAATGCAATGAATCGAGGCTATTCTGACCGGCATGATTACACACATAAAAGAAACACCAATGATCATAGGAAATATGGTAATAAGTATAAAAAGAACATCCCAGATTACCATTCTGAATCAAGTGATCGTTCAGCATGGTCCACACGAACACCAAAATCCTCGGAAAGAGAATATGGCGGCATGCCAGGAGATAAAAGCAATGATAGAACCAGAACTACTCAGAACAGACATGGATCAATACCTGGGAATAAAGATCAGTTCAGTGATAGATATGATCCCAAAAGCAGATATTCTGATGAGGATCCTCGTGAAGCATACCATGATGCGTGA